In the genome of Streptomyces sp. SAI-127, the window GAGTCCGGCTGCGGCAAGTCGACGACGGGCCGCCTGATCACCCGGCTGCTGGAACCCACGGCCGGGAAGGTCGTGTTCGACGGCGAGGACATCTCCCACACCCCGGAGAACCGGATGAAGGAGGCTCGCCGGAACCTCCAGATGATCTTCCAGGACCCGTACTCCTCACTGAACCCCCGGCACACGGTCGGCACGATCGTCGAGACGCCGATGCGGCTCAACGGCATCAACCCGCCGCAGGGCCACAAGAAGCGCGCCCAGGAACTGCTGGAGACGGTCGGACTCAGCCCCGAGCACTACAACCGCTACCCGAACGAGTTCTCCGGGGGCCAGCGCCAGCGCATCGGGATCGCCCGGGCGCTCGCGCTGCGGCCCAAGCTCATCGTGGCCGACGAACCGGTGTCGGCGCTGGACGTCTCCATCCAGGCGCAGATCGTCAACCTGCTCCAGGACCTCCAGCGGGAGTTCGGCATCGCGTTCGTCTTCATCGCCCATGACCTCGCTGTCGTACGGCACTTCTGCGAGCGGGTCGCGGTGATGTACCTCGGCAAGATCGTCGAGGTCGCCGACCGGCAGACGCTGTACACGCGGCCGAGGCACCCCTACACCCACGCCCTGCTGTCCGCGGTGCCCGAGGCCGATCCGGACGGCGTCCGCCGGCGCGAGCGCATCCGGCTCGCCGGGGACGTGCCCTCGCCGGTGGACCCGCCGTCCGGCTGCCGCTTCCGTACCCGCTGCTGGAAGGCCCAGGACAGGTGCGCGACCGAGGAGCCGCCGCTGGTGCGGGCGGCGGGGAACGCGGAGGGGCACCTGACGGCCTGTCACTTCCCGGAGGAGCCGAGCGTCGAGGCCCGCGGAGAGGACATCGTGCTCGATCCGGCCCTGACCGCACTGGAGGACAGCGCCTCGACGTCGTCGTGAGGGTACGGGGTGAGCCTGCTCTCCTGTTCCAGTCGCCGGTTGAAGTCGCCGACCACGACTGCCAGTCGGGCGTGCCGCGAGATGAGCTCGGCCGCCGCCGCGAGGATCCCCTCGGGGCGCCTGCCGCCGGCGCATGCGCGGATGAACTCCTCGCGCTCGTCCCGGCCGAGGCCGTACTGGTCGACGACCAGCCAGTGCACCAGATAGGAGAGGGCGTAGGCGCGATCGTATTCCCGGTGGCGGTCGTA includes:
- a CDS encoding dipeptide ABC transporter ATP-binding protein; its protein translation is MTAADEQEQAVSTTQPAAGEHLLEVSGLTKHFPIRHGIVFQRQIGAVHAVDGIDFTVGAGQSLGLVGESGCGKSTTGRLITRLLEPTAGKVVFDGEDISHTPENRMKEARRNLQMIFQDPYSSLNPRHTVGTIVETPMRLNGINPPQGHKKRAQELLETVGLSPEHYNRYPNEFSGGQRQRIGIARALALRPKLIVADEPVSALDVSIQAQIVNLLQDLQREFGIAFVFIAHDLAVVRHFCERVAVMYLGKIVEVADRQTLYTRPRHPYTHALLSAVPEADPDGVRRRERIRLAGDVPSPVDPPSGCRFRTRCWKAQDRCATEEPPLVRAAGNAEGHLTACHFPEEPSVEARGEDIVLDPALTALEDSASTSS